One Qipengyuania gaetbuli genomic region harbors:
- a CDS encoding Flp family type IVb pilin, giving the protein MKFINKLRRNEEGATAIEYGLIAALIAVAAITAMQSLGQELSTTFNTTDSAMATANAAV; this is encoded by the coding sequence ATGAAGTTCATCAACAAGCTGCGTCGCAACGAAGAAGGTGCAACCGCCATCGAGTACGGCCTGATTGCCGCTCTCATCGCCGTTGCTGCGATCACTGCCATGCAGAGCCTCGGCCAGGAGCTGAGCACCACGTTCAACACGACCGACTCGGCAATGGCAACCGCCAACGCTGCTGTCTAA
- a CDS encoding tyrosine recombinase — protein MAAPRGTIEDFLAMLAAERGAARNTILAYGRDLAQAEELLGGDLAGASAAQLSKLGQGWASLAASTMARKISALRQYYGFLLDEGLREDDPTHALPRPATRRPLPKILNHAQVEALFARAEDEAASDRPEAVRMLAMLELLYGSGLRATELVSLPISAVPRDEPFLTVTGKGGQARMVPVSRRAKQALSRWLALREQGSRFLFPSRSGHISRVRLFQLLKELAVRAGLPPEKLSPHVLRHAFATHLLEGGADLRALQTLLGHADIATTQIYTHVDATRLVKLVNERHPLARPRASD, from the coding sequence GTGGCTGCTCCCAGGGGCACGATCGAGGATTTCCTCGCCATGCTCGCCGCCGAACGCGGCGCGGCGCGCAACACCATCCTCGCCTATGGGCGCGACCTGGCGCAGGCGGAAGAACTGCTGGGCGGCGACCTCGCCGGGGCATCTGCCGCACAGCTGTCGAAGCTGGGGCAGGGCTGGGCCTCGCTCGCGGCATCGACCATGGCGCGCAAGATTTCGGCGCTGCGGCAGTATTACGGCTTCCTCCTCGACGAGGGGCTGCGCGAAGACGATCCGACCCATGCCCTGCCGCGCCCTGCCACGCGGCGGCCGCTCCCCAAGATCCTCAACCATGCGCAGGTCGAGGCCCTGTTCGCCCGCGCCGAGGACGAGGCCGCCAGCGACCGGCCCGAGGCTGTGCGCATGCTGGCGATGCTCGAACTGCTTTACGGATCGGGCCTTCGTGCGACGGAACTCGTCTCGCTGCCGATTTCGGCGGTCCCGCGCGACGAGCCGTTCCTGACCGTCACCGGCAAGGGCGGGCAGGCGCGCATGGTGCCGGTCAGCCGCCGGGCGAAGCAGGCACTGTCGCGCTGGCTAGCCTTGCGCGAACAGGGCTCGCGCTTCCTCTTTCCCTCGCGCAGCGGGCATATCTCGCGCGTCAGGCTGTTCCAGCTGCTCAAGGAATTGGCGGTGCGCGCCGGTTTGCCGCCCGAAAAACTCAGCCCCCACGTGCTGCGCCACGCCTTTGCGACCCATCTGCTGGAGGGCGGGGCGGACCTGCGCGCGCTGCAGACATTGCTCGGCCACGCCGATATTGCGACCACGCAGATCTACACCCATGTCGATGCGACACGGTTGGTAAAGCTGGTGAACGAACGCCATCCCCTTGCCCGTCCGCGCGCGAGCGACTAG
- a CDS encoding cyclase family protein gives MTRFIDLSIPITNDVVSDPEVMRPKIQYMTHENTWEQIAMFFPGLEKRDLPDGEGWAVEMLELSTHNGTHMDAPWHYHSTTDDGARAAPSIDEAPLDRFFRPGVKLDFSHLPHGHVVSAAEVEQAFEKIGYDLQPLDIVLVQSGAVYGTENFTDQGVGLGAEATLWLTERGVEVVGTDAWSWDAPFSHTARRWAEKRDPAIIWEGHKAGRIRPYYQIEKLTNLAALPDHGFTFSCFPVKIERASAGWIRAVAMVED, from the coding sequence ATGACGCGCTTCATCGACCTGTCCATCCCGATCACCAACGACGTGGTCTCGGACCCGGAGGTGATGCGGCCGAAAATCCAGTACATGACCCACGAGAATACGTGGGAACAGATCGCCATGTTCTTCCCCGGCCTCGAAAAGAGGGACCTGCCCGACGGCGAAGGTTGGGCAGTGGAGATGCTGGAGCTTTCCACCCACAACGGTACCCACATGGACGCGCCGTGGCACTACCACTCGACGACCGACGATGGCGCGCGCGCCGCGCCCAGCATCGACGAGGCGCCGCTCGACCGGTTCTTTCGCCCCGGTGTGAAGCTCGATTTCAGCCATTTGCCGCACGGCCACGTGGTGAGCGCAGCCGAGGTGGAACAGGCTTTCGAGAAGATCGGCTACGACCTCCAGCCGCTCGATATCGTCCTCGTCCAGTCGGGTGCGGTTTACGGGACGGAGAATTTCACCGACCAGGGCGTCGGCCTTGGCGCGGAAGCGACCCTGTGGCTCACCGAAAGGGGCGTGGAAGTGGTCGGCACCGATGCATGGAGCTGGGATGCGCCCTTCAGCCACACCGCGCGGCGCTGGGCGGAAAAGCGCGACCCCGCGATCATCTGGGAAGGCCACAAGGCGGGCCGCATCAGGCCCTATTACCAGATCGAGAAGCTGACCAATCTCGCCGCCCTGCCCGACCACGGCTTCACCTTCAGCTGCTTCCCCGTGAAGATCGAGCGCGCCAGCGCAGGCTGGATCCGCGCGGTCGCGATGGTGGAAGACTGA
- a CDS encoding Flp family type IVb pilin, producing the protein MIEFLKNLGRDDSGATAIEYGLILALIFLGMMTAVTGVGQTTINMWNNVSTTVATVTGV; encoded by the coding sequence GTGATCGAATTTCTCAAAAATCTGGGACGCGATGACTCCGGCGCCACCGCTATTGAGTACGGGCTGATCCTCGCTCTGATCTTTCTCGGCATGATGACCGCCGTGACTGGGGTCGGTCAGACCACCATCAACATGTGGAACAACGTCAGCACGACTGTCGCCACGGTTACCGGGGTCTGA
- the bioB gene encoding biotin synthase BioB, producing the protein MTEIRTDWTREEIAGLFDLPFTELLFQAATVHREFHPPEQIQLCTLLSIKTGGCPEDCGYCSQSVKADSGVEATKLMEVQSVLQRAAQAKDAGSQRFCMGAAWRNPKDRDMPAIVEIVKGVRAMGLETCMTLGMLTPKQAEMLKEAGLDYYNHNVDTGPEYYERVISTRNYQDRLDTLQNVRDAGINVCSGGIVGMGETREDRVGFVHTLATLERHPESVPVNALVPVKGTVLGDMLADTPLAKIDDIEFVRTVAVARITMPMSMVRLSAGRESMSEATQALCFMAGANSIFTGDKLLTAPNAGDDSDAALFAKLGLTALKQEEPMRACKVMEPAE; encoded by the coding sequence ATGACCGAAATCCGAACCGACTGGACCCGCGAGGAGATCGCGGGGCTGTTCGACCTGCCCTTTACCGAACTGCTGTTCCAAGCCGCCACCGTCCACCGCGAGTTCCATCCGCCCGAGCAAATCCAGCTCTGCACGCTGCTGTCGATCAAGACCGGCGGGTGTCCGGAAGATTGCGGCTATTGCTCGCAGTCGGTGAAGGCAGACAGCGGGGTCGAGGCGACCAAGCTGATGGAGGTGCAATCTGTCCTCCAGCGCGCCGCGCAGGCAAAGGATGCAGGCTCCCAGCGCTTCTGCATGGGCGCGGCATGGCGCAATCCCAAGGACCGCGACATGCCCGCGATCGTCGAGATCGTGAAGGGCGTGCGTGCGATGGGCCTCGAAACCTGCATGACGCTGGGCATGCTGACGCCGAAACAGGCGGAGATGCTCAAGGAAGCGGGCCTCGATTACTACAATCACAATGTCGACACCGGGCCGGAGTATTACGAGCGCGTGATCTCGACGCGCAACTACCAGGACCGGCTGGACACGCTGCAGAACGTGCGCGATGCGGGCATCAATGTGTGCAGCGGCGGGATCGTGGGCATGGGCGAGACGCGCGAGGACCGGGTGGGCTTCGTCCACACGCTCGCCACGCTCGAACGCCATCCCGAAAGCGTGCCGGTGAATGCGCTGGTGCCGGTCAAGGGCACGGTGCTGGGCGACATGCTGGCCGATACGCCACTCGCCAAGATCGACGATATCGAGTTCGTGCGCACCGTGGCGGTTGCGCGTATAACCATGCCCATGTCGATGGTCCGCCTTTCCGCCGGTCGCGAGAGCATGAGCGAGGCGACGCAGGCGCTGTGCTTCATGGCGGGTGCGAATTCGATCTTCACCGGCGACAAGCTGCTGACCGCACCCAATGCGGGCGACGACAGCGATGCGGCGCTCTTCGCCAAGCTGGGCCTCACCGCGCTCAAGCAGGAAGAGCCGATGCGCGCCTGCAAGGTCATGGAGCCTGCCGAGTGA
- a CDS encoding M48 family metalloprotease, with protein MSAMKTLAASTATLALALTGCATIPDSSAPISQGEAQQGAQAHPQLLAEFGGAMTGPQAQYVETVGQNIAVQSGLGNARSAFTVSLLNSPVNNAFAIPGGYVYTTRQLVALMNNEAELAGVLGHEVGHVAARHSQRRQQAAQRNSILGVLGAIASSVLLGNSGLGQQLGQLSLQGSQLLTLKFSREQELEADRLGIQYLNTAGYDTRAMATVLSSLAAQNALDAQLMGRDNARLPEWASTHPDPASRVQTALSFAQQTGGTGGVTNRDTFLTRIDGILYGDDPQQGVVEGRQFIHPDLRLAFTAPQGFYMVNGTRAVTISGQSGKAQFSMGPYNGNLQSYVSSVFAALSQQQQITPSSIQRTTVNGLPAAYGTARVANGGQQVDVTVFAYEFANDRAYHFLALTPAGQSGTFNAMFQSMRRISTTEAANVIPRSIDVVTVGSRDTVATMAAKMAYSNAQETRFRVLNGLSSSDTVRAGQKVKIVVRGR; from the coding sequence ATGTCCGCAATGAAGACACTCGCCGCCTCGACCGCGACGCTCGCGCTCGCGCTGACCGGCTGCGCCACCATTCCCGACAGCTCGGCACCGATCTCGCAGGGCGAAGCGCAGCAGGGCGCACAGGCGCATCCGCAGCTGCTTGCCGAATTCGGCGGCGCGATGACCGGCCCGCAGGCACAGTACGTTGAGACTGTCGGACAGAACATCGCGGTGCAGTCCGGCCTCGGCAATGCCCGCAGCGCCTTCACCGTGTCGCTGCTCAACAGCCCGGTGAACAACGCCTTCGCGATCCCCGGCGGCTACGTCTACACGACGCGCCAGCTGGTCGCGCTGATGAACAACGAGGCGGAACTGGCCGGCGTGCTGGGCCACGAAGTCGGCCACGTTGCCGCGCGCCATTCGCAGCGTCGCCAGCAGGCCGCGCAGCGCAACTCCATCCTCGGGGTGCTCGGCGCGATCGCCAGTTCCGTCCTGCTCGGTAATTCGGGCCTCGGCCAGCAGCTCGGACAGCTGTCGCTGCAGGGCTCGCAGCTGCTGACGCTCAAGTTCAGCCGCGAGCAGGAGCTCGAGGCGGACCGTCTCGGCATCCAATACCTCAACACCGCCGGTTACGACACGCGCGCCATGGCGACGGTGCTGTCGAGCCTGGCGGCGCAGAACGCGCTCGATGCGCAGCTGATGGGCCGCGACAATGCGCGCCTGCCCGAATGGGCCTCGACCCACCCCGATCCGGCAAGCCGCGTGCAGACCGCGCTCAGCTTCGCGCAGCAGACCGGCGGCACGGGCGGGGTGACCAACCGCGACACCTTCCTGACGCGTATCGACGGCATCCTGTACGGCGACGATCCGCAGCAGGGCGTGGTCGAAGGGCGCCAGTTCATCCATCCGGACCTGCGCCTCGCCTTTACCGCGCCGCAGGGCTTCTACATGGTCAACGGCACGCGCGCGGTGACTATCAGCGGGCAGAGCGGCAAGGCCCAGTTCTCGATGGGCCCGTACAACGGCAATCTGCAGAGCTATGTCAGCAGCGTCTTTGCGGCGCTCAGCCAGCAGCAGCAGATCACCCCGTCCAGCATCCAGCGCACGACTGTGAACGGCCTTCCGGCCGCTTATGGCACCGCGCGAGTGGCGAATGGCGGGCAGCAGGTCGATGTGACCGTGTTCGCGTATGAATTTGCAAACGACCGGGCTTACCACTTCCTCGCGCTGACGCCGGCCGGCCAGTCGGGGACCTTCAACGCCATGTTCCAGTCGATGCGGCGCATCTCCACCACCGAGGCGGCGAATGTCATTCCGCGCAGCATCGACGTAGTGACGGTGGGTTCGCGGGACACAGTAGCCACGATGGCTGCGAAGATGGCCTATTCCAATGCGCAGGAAACGCGCTTCCGCGTACTCAACGGCCTGTCGTCCAGCGACACCGTTCGCGCGGGCCAGAAGGTGAAGATCGTCGTGCGCGGCCGCTAG
- a CDS encoding acetyl/propionyl/methylcrotonyl-CoA carboxylase subunit alpha: MFKKILIANRGEIACRVIKTAKRMGIATVAVYSDADARAPFVRMADEAVHIGPAPASESYLIADKIIAACKQTGADAVHPGYGFLSERASFVEALDKEGIAFVGPPTKAIAAMGDKIESKKIAREAGVNVVPGFVGEIRDTEHAVEISNDIGYPVMMKASAGGGGKGMRLAYSEKDVREGFESVKREGLNSFGDDRVFIEKFIEDPRHIEIQILGDKHGNVIYLNERECSIQRRHQKVVEEAPSPFVSAEMRKAMGEQCVALSKAVGYHSAGTVELIVSGADKTGESFYFLEMNTRLQVEHPVTEAITGVDLVEQMIRVAAGEKLSITQDDVKIDGWAIENRVYAEDPYRGFLPSTGRLVRYQPPVEPWADDGAENGRRGVAGVRVDDGVFEGGEVSMFYDPMIAKLITWGETRDEAADLQVQALDAFRIEGLGHNVDFLSAIMQHPRFRSGELTTGFIAEEYPDGFEGAAASDDLKRVLAAVGGVIATADADRARRIDQQLDGDFYAPGDWTVRLGETDYRVVLEEDAITVDGQPVDLDMEYTPGETMIDLEAEGEALTLQLKPTRTGYAITTRGATHSLRILQTRIAHLASYMIEKEPPDLSKMLICPMPGLLVKLHVAEGDEVQPGQPLATVEAMKMENILRAEKQAVVGKINAGEGDSLAVDEVILELE, encoded by the coding sequence ATGTTCAAGAAAATCCTGATCGCCAATCGCGGCGAAATCGCCTGCCGCGTCATCAAGACGGCCAAGCGCATGGGGATCGCCACCGTGGCGGTCTATTCCGATGCCGATGCGCGGGCGCCATTCGTGCGGATGGCGGACGAGGCGGTGCACATCGGTCCGGCCCCGGCGTCCGAAAGCTACCTCATCGCCGACAAGATCATCGCCGCCTGCAAGCAGACCGGTGCGGATGCGGTCCATCCGGGCTACGGTTTCCTGTCCGAACGCGCGAGCTTCGTGGAAGCGCTGGACAAGGAAGGCATCGCCTTCGTCGGCCCGCCGACCAAGGCCATCGCCGCAATGGGCGACAAGATCGAGAGCAAGAAGATCGCGCGCGAAGCGGGCGTGAACGTGGTCCCCGGCTTCGTCGGCGAAATCCGCGATACCGAGCATGCGGTCGAGATATCGAACGACATCGGCTATCCGGTCATGATGAAGGCCAGCGCCGGCGGCGGCGGCAAGGGCATGCGCCTCGCCTATAGCGAGAAGGACGTGCGCGAAGGCTTCGAAAGCGTGAAGCGCGAAGGCCTCAATTCCTTCGGCGACGACCGCGTCTTCATCGAGAAGTTCATCGAAGACCCGCGCCACATCGAGATCCAGATCCTCGGCGACAAGCACGGCAACGTCATCTACCTCAACGAGCGCGAATGCTCGATCCAGCGCCGCCACCAGAAAGTGGTCGAAGAAGCGCCGTCGCCCTTCGTCAGCGCCGAAATGCGCAAGGCCATGGGCGAACAGTGCGTCGCCCTGTCCAAGGCGGTCGGCTATCACAGCGCGGGCACGGTCGAACTGATCGTCTCCGGCGCCGACAAGACCGGAGAGAGCTTCTACTTCCTCGAAATGAACACCCGCCTGCAGGTGGAACATCCCGTCACCGAGGCGATCACCGGCGTGGACCTCGTCGAGCAGATGATCCGCGTGGCAGCAGGCGAGAAGCTTTCCATCACGCAGGACGACGTGAAGATCGACGGCTGGGCAATCGAGAACCGCGTCTATGCCGAAGACCCCTATCGCGGCTTCCTGCCGTCGACGGGCCGCCTCGTGCGCTACCAGCCGCCGGTCGAGCCCTGGGCCGACGACGGGGCGGAGAACGGCCGCCGCGGCGTTGCCGGTGTGCGCGTCGATGACGGCGTGTTCGAAGGCGGCGAGGTGTCGATGTTCTATGACCCGATGATCGCCAAGCTGATCACCTGGGGCGAAACGCGCGACGAGGCGGCAGACCTGCAGGTGCAGGCGCTCGACGCCTTCCGCATCGAAGGGCTGGGCCACAATGTCGATTTCCTCAGCGCGATCATGCAGCACCCGCGCTTCCGTTCGGGTGAACTGACCACCGGTTTCATCGCCGAGGAATATCCCGACGGCTTCGAGGGCGCAGCCGCCTCGGACGATCTGAAGCGTGTTCTGGCAGCCGTCGGCGGGGTCATCGCGACTGCCGATGCCGACCGCGCGCGGCGCATCGACCAGCAGCTCGACGGCGATTTCTACGCGCCGGGCGACTGGACCGTGCGGCTCGGCGAGACCGATTACCGCGTCGTGCTCGAAGAAGATGCTATCACGGTCGATGGCCAGCCGGTCGATCTCGACATGGAATACACGCCCGGCGAGACGATGATCGACCTCGAGGCGGAGGGCGAGGCGCTGACGTTGCAGCTGAAGCCCACACGCACCGGCTATGCCATCACCACGCGCGGCGCGACGCACAGCCTGCGTATCCTTCAGACACGCATCGCCCACCTCGCATCGTACATGATCGAGAAGGAGCCGCCGGATCTTTCGAAGATGCTCATCTGCCCCATGCCCGGCCTGCTGGTGAAGCTGCACGTCGCCGAAGGGGACGAAGTGCAGCCCGGCCAGCCGCTCGCCACGGTGGAAGCGATGAAGATGGAAAACATCCTTCGCGCCGAAAAACAGGCCGTGGTCGGCAAGATCAACGCGGGCGAGGGCGACAGCCTGGCGGTGGACGAGGTCATCCTCGAACTCGAATAG
- a CDS encoding GNAT family N-acetyltransferase has protein sequence MRIAEASLADPAVRDLIAFHQQDMDAVSPPGTSFALDLSGLSGPETTVLGAWEGEELVAIGALKRLGSGQAELKSMRTRPEHLGKGIAKAVLEALIDLSRAEGIARLSLETGTSDEFVPAIRLYTKYGFERGDAFADYVNGPHNQCYHLPLTE, from the coding sequence ATGCGGATCGCCGAGGCGAGCCTGGCGGACCCGGCGGTTCGCGACCTCATCGCTTTCCACCAGCAGGACATGGATGCCGTGTCACCGCCCGGCACCAGCTTCGCGCTCGACCTCTCCGGCCTTTCGGGGCCCGAGACGACCGTGCTGGGCGCATGGGAAGGCGAGGAACTGGTCGCCATCGGTGCCCTCAAGCGGCTCGGCAGCGGGCAAGCGGAACTGAAATCGATGCGCACGCGGCCCGAACATCTCGGCAAGGGAATTGCGAAAGCGGTGCTGGAGGCGCTGATCGACCTTTCACGCGCGGAAGGGATTGCGCGGCTGAGCCTGGAAACGGGGACTTCGGACGAGTTCGTCCCCGCCATCAGGCTCTATACGAAATACGGTTTCGAACGCGGCGATGCCTTTGCGGACTACGTCAACGGGCCGCACAACCAGTGCTACCACCTCCCGCTGACGGAATGA
- a CDS encoding heme-dependent oxidative N-demethylase family protein, with the protein MNLGFSVDDLLPKARGGGVLKMGLAKLDEDKWLQPDPDLAAREAGFAAYPQGIQISPEGEAPGAELAAMLGLSGGLPEAARTHHEDMCLLTLREGDDQYRLVGAAVAWPSDWTPADKLGLPLRALHAPIQGYEEQLASGVDHFMAKLKAGAIYGRCNWFIAATGERRWVAEPPAQAFAHVTPDNAGETLFVRSERQTLRRLPETGAILFTIGIYVSPLGELSRGNVERLAGAMRTLLDGEGDRRGAGAYAEALVAYAEKSS; encoded by the coding sequence ATGAATCTCGGCTTCTCCGTCGACGACTTGCTCCCCAAGGCACGCGGTGGCGGGGTGCTGAAGATGGGGCTCGCCAAGCTGGACGAGGACAAGTGGCTCCAGCCCGATCCCGACCTTGCTGCACGCGAGGCGGGGTTTGCAGCCTATCCGCAAGGCATCCAGATTTCGCCGGAGGGCGAGGCACCGGGGGCGGAGCTTGCCGCCATGCTCGGCCTGTCGGGCGGGCTGCCGGAAGCGGCCCGCACGCATCACGAGGACATGTGCCTTCTCACCCTTCGCGAAGGCGACGACCAGTACCGCTTGGTCGGTGCGGCGGTCGCATGGCCGTCGGACTGGACCCCGGCGGACAAGCTGGGGCTGCCCTTGCGCGCCCTCCACGCGCCAATCCAGGGCTACGAGGAGCAGCTCGCCAGCGGGGTCGACCATTTCATGGCCAAGCTGAAGGCAGGCGCGATTTACGGGCGCTGCAACTGGTTCATCGCTGCCACGGGCGAGCGGCGCTGGGTGGCGGAGCCTCCGGCACAGGCCTTTGCCCATGTGACCCCCGACAATGCGGGCGAGACGCTGTTCGTTCGCTCCGAACGCCAGACGCTGCGCCGCTTGCCCGAAACGGGCGCGATCCTCTTCACCATCGGCATCTACGTCTCGCCGCTGGGCGAATTGTCGCGCGGGAATGTGGAGCGGCTGGCGGGTGCGATGCGCACCCTGCTGGACGGCGAGGGCGACCGCCGCGGCGCCGGTGCCTATGCCGAAGCGCTCGTCGCCTATGCGGAAAAATCCAGCTGA
- the aroB gene encoding 3-dehydroquinate synthase — MAVIDVALAGRSYEVRVEHGLLAAIGEQAAPFLRKASVPIVADANARKHWGEAVEASLRAAGKEPRWYEVVPGEGSKSWDSLARLTDWLLAEGVERGDHVLALGGGVVGDLTGFACAILKRGCGFVQLPTTLLAQVDSSVGGKTAINTAAGKNLVGAFHQPGLVLADLDALGTLPAREMRAGYAEVLKYGILGDAGFFDWLEANGARVLAGNAAALEHAVATSVAMKARIVAEDERETSGARALLNLGHTFGHALEAETGFSDRLLHGEGVALGMVLAARYSARRGEISTDAAERVTRAVDTAGLPAEISALGLRCDGRALADHMLHDKKMDAGTLPFILLRGIGDAHLAKDVELADVAAFLDEQLQAH, encoded by the coding sequence ATGGCTGTGATCGACGTCGCCCTGGCCGGGCGCAGCTACGAAGTGCGCGTGGAGCACGGCCTGCTGGCCGCCATCGGCGAACAGGCCGCGCCGTTCCTGCGCAAGGCGAGCGTGCCGATCGTCGCCGATGCCAATGCGCGCAAGCACTGGGGCGAGGCGGTCGAGGCATCGCTGCGTGCTGCCGGCAAGGAGCCGCGCTGGTACGAGGTCGTGCCAGGTGAAGGATCGAAAAGCTGGGACAGCCTTGCCCGCCTGACCGACTGGCTGCTGGCCGAAGGGGTGGAGCGCGGCGATCATGTGCTGGCACTGGGCGGCGGGGTCGTGGGCGACCTCACCGGGTTCGCCTGTGCCATCCTGAAGCGCGGCTGCGGCTTCGTGCAATTGCCGACCACCTTGCTGGCTCAGGTCGACAGTTCGGTCGGCGGCAAGACCGCGATCAACACCGCTGCGGGCAAGAACCTCGTCGGGGCGTTCCACCAGCCGGGCCTGGTACTGGCCGATCTCGACGCGCTCGGCACTCTGCCCGCCCGCGAAATGCGCGCCGGCTATGCCGAGGTGCTCAAATACGGAATCCTTGGCGATGCCGGCTTCTTCGACTGGCTTGAAGCGAACGGGGCCAGGGTGCTGGCTGGCAATGCCGCTGCGCTCGAACACGCCGTGGCTACCAGCGTTGCGATGAAGGCGCGGATCGTCGCCGAGGACGAGCGCGAGACTAGCGGCGCGCGCGCCCTGCTCAACCTCGGGCACACATTCGGCCATGCGCTGGAGGCGGAAACGGGCTTTTCCGATCGCCTGCTCCACGGCGAAGGCGTGGCGCTCGGCATGGTGCTGGCAGCCCGCTATTCCGCACGGCGCGGGGAAATTTCCACCGACGCAGCCGAACGCGTCACGCGCGCGGTCGATACCGCTGGACTTCCGGCGGAGATTTCCGCCCTCGGCCTCAGGTGCGACGGACGCGCGCTGGCCGATCACATGCTGCACGACAAGAAGATGGATGCGGGCACCCTGCCCTTCATCCTCTTGCGCGGCATCGGTGATGCTCACCTCGCGAAGGATGTCGAACTGGCCGATGTCGCGGCGTTCCTCGACGAACAGCTGCAGGCGCATTAG
- a CDS encoding shikimate kinase, translating into MNNAHKPSETVDRAGIASRLDRPLVLVGLMGVGKTSIGRRLAGALGRDFVDADEEIEKAADRSVSEIFEEHGEAYFRDGERRVIARLMEEGHGVIATGGGAFVDPETRALVLEKGVAVWLDCDLDTLVERTSRRNTRPLLKTGDPREILFNLKEQRGPAYAEAQIHVVTGDGPHDAAVNRILEELAAWL; encoded by the coding sequence ATGAACAACGCGCACAAGCCTTCCGAAACGGTGGACCGTGCCGGCATCGCCAGCAGGCTGGACCGGCCGCTGGTGCTCGTTGGCCTGATGGGCGTGGGCAAGACCAGCATCGGGCGACGGCTCGCGGGCGCGCTCGGGCGCGATTTCGTCGATGCCGACGAGGAGATCGAAAAGGCGGCCGACCGGAGCGTCTCCGAAATATTCGAAGAGCATGGCGAAGCCTATTTCCGCGACGGCGAACGCCGCGTGATCGCGCGGTTGATGGAAGAAGGTCACGGCGTCATCGCGACGGGCGGCGGTGCCTTCGTCGATCCCGAAACCCGCGCACTGGTTCTGGAAAAGGGCGTAGCGGTGTGGCTCGACTGCGACCTCGACACTTTGGTCGAGCGCACGTCGCGCCGTAACACACGGCCGCTGCTCAAGACCGGCGACCCGCGCGAAATCCTGTTCAACCTGAAGGAACAGCGTGGTCCTGCCTATGCCGAGGCGCAAATCCACGTCGTGACCGGCGACGGTCCGCACGATGCAGCCGTGAACCGAATACTGGAGGAACTGGCCGCATGGCTGTGA
- a CDS encoding acetyl-CoA carboxylase carboxyltransferase subunit alpha, protein MISYLEFEKPVAELEARIAELRNAAEGDDVDISNELQRLELKSADLLATTYAALTPWQKTQVARHPSRPHFRDYVEYAFEEFVPLGGDRAYGEDEAIMGGFAKLDGRKVVLIGHEKGNDTASRLRHNFGMGKPEGYRKAIRLMELAGRFGLPVVTLVDTSGAFPGVEAEERGQAEAIARSTEACLALPVPMVATIVGEGGSGGAVALASAERVLMLEHAVYSVISPEGCASILWRTAEKAPDAAEAMKVTAQNLAELGVIDRIVAEPVGGAHRDPRAAAHALGEAIGEELDMLSRYSPEELMRMREERFLKIAG, encoded by the coding sequence ATGATTTCCTATCTCGAATTCGAAAAGCCGGTTGCCGAGCTCGAAGCGCGCATTGCCGAACTGCGCAATGCGGCCGAGGGCGACGACGTCGACATTTCCAACGAGCTGCAGCGCCTCGAACTCAAGAGCGCGGACCTGCTTGCAACGACCTATGCCGCGCTGACGCCCTGGCAAAAGACGCAGGTCGCCCGCCATCCCTCGCGCCCGCACTTCCGCGACTACGTGGAATATGCGTTCGAGGAATTCGTGCCGCTGGGCGGCGACCGCGCCTATGGCGAGGACGAAGCGATCATGGGCGGCTTTGCCAAGCTGGACGGCCGCAAGGTCGTGCTGATCGGCCATGAAAAGGGCAATGATACCGCCAGCCGCCTGCGCCACAATTTCGGCATGGGTAAGCCCGAAGGCTACCGCAAGGCGATCCGCCTGATGGAACTGGCGGGCCGCTTCGGCCTGCCGGTGGTGACGCTGGTCGACACCTCGGGCGCCTTCCCGGGCGTCGAGGCAGAAGAGCGCGGGCAGGCAGAAGCCATCGCCCGTTCGACCGAGGCGTGCCTGGCACTGCCGGTCCCGATGGTCGCGACCATCGTGGGCGAGGGCGGTTCGGGCGGCGCGGTCGCGCTCGCCAGCGCCGAACGGGTGCTGATGCTCGAACATGCGGTCTATTCGGTGATTTCGCCCGAAGGCTGCGCCTCGATCCTGTGGCGCACCGCCGAAAAGGCGCCCGATGCAGCCGAAGCCATGAAGGTGACGGCGCAGAACCTTGCCGAGCTCGGCGTCATCGACCGGATCGTTGCCGAGCCCGTCGGCGGGGCGCACCGCGACCCACGTGCAGCCGCTCATGCGCTGGGCGAGGCGATCGGCGAGGAACTCGATATGCTGTCGCGCTATTCGCCCGAAGAGCTGATGCGGATGCGCGAGGAACGCTTCCTCAAGATCGCGGGCTGA